In a genomic window of Streptomyces noursei ATCC 11455:
- a CDS encoding MFS transporter gives MTTTGSTTPTASPGPHRTTAPRDSGPASPPAGRSPLKGRLAVLAVTLGIFTIVTTEILPIGLLTRIGADFGVSDGTAGLMMTLPGFLAACAAPTVTLATARIDRRLMLCALVALLALANFLAATAPVYGLVLLSRVLVGVVIGGFWSIGVGLAERLVPAESVGRATAVIFSAVPLGSVIGVPAGTFLGDLAGWRTACAAVGALAVAVLVLTALVVPALPAVRATGPALLRRTLRGVHTRFALLMTFLIVLAHFGAYTYVTPFLERTTHIATAGTVTAFLLVYGLAGVVGNFAGGAVVARRPRLVFGAAAGSTALATLLLPVLGREPAGALALLVVWGVAYGAVPVASQTWFAKAAPGAPEAASVLFTASFQATLSLGALAGGMVVDRTSPSAVMTLGGATAALVVLAAWLHRAKQPSWPSS, from the coding sequence ATGACGACCACCGGCAGCACCACGCCCACCGCCTCCCCGGGCCCGCACCGCACGACGGCCCCGCGGGACTCCGGGCCCGCCTCGCCCCCGGCGGGCCGTTCGCCGCTCAAGGGCCGGCTCGCCGTGCTCGCGGTGACCCTGGGCATCTTCACCATCGTCACCACCGAGATCCTGCCGATCGGGCTGCTCACCCGGATCGGGGCCGACTTCGGCGTCTCCGACGGCACGGCGGGGCTGATGATGACGCTCCCCGGCTTCCTCGCCGCGTGCGCCGCGCCGACGGTGACCCTGGCCACCGCCCGGATCGACCGGCGGCTGATGCTCTGCGCCCTCGTCGCCCTGCTGGCACTGGCGAACTTCCTCGCCGCGACCGCGCCGGTCTATGGGCTGGTGCTGCTGTCCCGGGTGCTGGTCGGCGTCGTCATCGGGGGGTTCTGGTCGATCGGGGTCGGGCTCGCCGAGCGGCTGGTGCCGGCGGAGTCGGTCGGCCGGGCCACCGCCGTGATCTTCTCCGCGGTGCCGCTGGGCTCGGTGATCGGGGTGCCCGCCGGGACCTTCCTCGGCGATCTGGCCGGCTGGCGGACCGCCTGCGCCGCGGTCGGTGCGCTGGCGGTGGCGGTGCTGGTGCTGACCGCCCTGGTGGTCCCGGCGCTGCCGGCGGTCCGCGCCACCGGCCCGGCGCTGCTGCGCCGTACCCTGCGCGGGGTGCACACCCGGTTCGCGCTGCTGATGACGTTTCTGATCGTGCTGGCGCACTTCGGCGCCTACACCTATGTGACGCCGTTCCTGGAACGGACCACCCATATCGCGACCGCCGGGACGGTCACGGCGTTCCTGCTGGTCTACGGCCTCGCGGGGGTGGTGGGGAACTTCGCCGGCGGTGCCGTGGTGGCGCGCCGACCGCGCCTCGTCTTCGGGGCCGCGGCCGGGTCGACGGCCCTCGCCACGCTGCTGCTGCCGGTCCTGGGCCGCGAGCCGGCCGGTGCGCTGGCGCTGCTGGTGGTCTGGGGCGTCGCGTACGGGGCGGTGCCGGTGGCCTCGCAGACCTGGTTCGCCAAGGCGGCTCCCGGTGCGCCGGAGGCGGCGTCGGTGCTGTTCACCGCGTCGTTCCAGGCGACGCTGTCGCTCGGCGCGCTGGCCGGCGGGATGGTGGTGGACCGGACGTCGCCCTCGGCGGTGATGACACTGGGCGGGGCGACCGCGGCCCTGGTGGTCCTGGCCGCGTGGCTGCACCGCGCCAAGCAGCCTTCCTGGCCGAGCAGTTGA
- a CDS encoding DUF4097 family beta strand repeat-containing protein: MRRHVRFVGAVALAGAGVLGLGACGLVVGETFSDDATVSQKITSVRVDTSNGGVTVRGGQGGDAVSVHRKVTYRGDRPTGPSHRVEGGTLVLGGCGDECSVTYTVDLPGTVPVTGETTNGAVNLSKVASVRLTTSNGEIDLDGVSGAVDVHTSDGAITGKGLAGTGIKAETSNGAIDLTTTKPQDVRARTTNGAVTVTVPDARYQVSAETDNGAKKIGVHNDPAGRYRLDLNTSNGGIRVGTTGG, encoded by the coding sequence ATGCGCAGGCACGTCCGCTTCGTCGGGGCCGTGGCACTGGCCGGGGCCGGGGTACTGGGCCTCGGCGCGTGCGGGCTGGTGGTCGGCGAGACCTTCTCCGACGACGCCACGGTGTCGCAGAAGATCACGTCGGTGCGGGTGGACACGTCCAACGGCGGCGTGACGGTGCGCGGCGGCCAGGGCGGCGACGCGGTGAGCGTGCACCGCAAGGTCACCTACCGGGGCGACCGGCCGACGGGTCCCTCGCACCGGGTCGAGGGCGGGACCCTGGTGCTCGGCGGCTGCGGCGACGAGTGCTCGGTGACCTACACCGTGGACCTGCCCGGCACGGTCCCGGTGACCGGCGAGACCACCAACGGCGCGGTGAACCTGTCCAAGGTGGCCTCCGTGCGGTTGACCACCAGCAACGGGGAGATCGACCTGGACGGGGTGTCCGGCGCGGTGGACGTGCACACCTCCGACGGCGCGATCACCGGCAAGGGCCTGGCGGGCACCGGCATCAAGGCCGAGACCTCCAACGGCGCGATCGACCTCACCACGACGAAGCCGCAGGACGTCCGGGCGAGGACGACCAACGGCGCGGTCACGGTCACCGTGCCGGACGCCCGGTACCAGGTGTCCGCGGAGACCGACAACGGCGCGAAGAAGATCGGCGTCCACAACGACCCGGCCGGGCGGTACCGGCTCGATCTGAACACCAGCAACGGGGGGATCCGCGTCGGGACGACGGGCGGCTGA
- a CDS encoding DUF1876 domain-containing protein → MTGTGERTKTWNTEISIVETGSEVKAEARLRGKEGGQIVGAGTARCNPTDENVPAIGDELAVARALSDLSHQLLSRAAHDIEVRTARPVERLHA, encoded by the coding sequence GTGACCGGCACGGGTGAGCGTACGAAGACGTGGAACACCGAGATCAGCATCGTCGAGACCGGCAGCGAGGTGAAGGCCGAGGCCCGGCTGCGCGGCAAGGAGGGCGGACAGATCGTCGGCGCAGGAACCGCCAGGTGCAATCCGACGGACGAGAACGTCCCCGCCATCGGGGACGAGTTGGCGGTGGCACGGGCGCTGTCGGATCTCAGCCATCAGCTGCTCAGCCGCGCCGCACACGACATCGAGGTGCGCACCGCGCGCCCCGTAGAGCGGCTGCACGCCTGA
- a CDS encoding LCP family protein, translating into MHDRTTHRQAARRGNGNGRGPAEESGERATGGRAERRRAGGSGKPGKTRMTRRGRIVAWTGGVVGVLLLGTAGTGVWVYQHLNGNIHGADVNSELGGDRPVNLSPGSKNILVVGSDSRAGTGGKYGSGLTTMQSDTLMVLHISADHKWATAVSFPRDSWVPIPACDKGDGTQSAPHHFKINEAYTIGGLSGDVAKAAACSIKTVEKNTGLRIDHFVSVDFQGFKGMVNALGGIEVCPKHAIHDKKAHLDLEAGCQNIQDEKALGYVRTRYSVGDGSDLGRIGRQQEFMKALGKKAQEKLTSPTALYGFLDSATKSLTTDTGLDSINALTSLASTVKDIPSDRLTFLTVPTYPREADVPTDKANVVWQYPQAAELFGDLAHDREIGAAGKQKFADAQKNPVTARSVRVRVLNGTVTKGLAADVAQKLRQLGFTVVFTDNGPSTDTTTVSYPPGLKTQAEVLAGRLPGTKTKESAQAVPGAVTLTVGPDFSAKAG; encoded by the coding sequence GTGCATGACAGGACGACGCACAGGCAGGCGGCCCGGCGGGGCAACGGGAACGGCCGGGGTCCGGCGGAGGAAAGCGGCGAGCGTGCCACGGGCGGCCGCGCCGAGCGGCGGCGGGCCGGCGGTTCCGGCAAGCCCGGGAAGACCCGGATGACCCGGCGCGGCCGGATCGTGGCCTGGACCGGCGGGGTGGTCGGCGTGCTCCTGCTGGGCACGGCCGGGACCGGCGTGTGGGTGTACCAGCACCTCAACGGCAACATCCACGGCGCGGACGTGAACAGCGAACTGGGCGGCGACCGGCCGGTCAACCTCAGCCCCGGCTCCAAGAACATCCTGGTCGTCGGCTCCGACAGCCGGGCCGGCACCGGCGGGAAGTACGGCAGCGGCCTGACCACCATGCAGTCGGACACGCTGATGGTGCTGCACATCTCCGCCGACCACAAATGGGCCACCGCGGTGTCCTTCCCGCGCGACTCCTGGGTGCCGATCCCCGCGTGCGACAAGGGCGACGGCACGCAGTCCGCCCCGCACCACTTCAAGATCAACGAGGCGTACACCATCGGTGGCCTCAGCGGAGACGTCGCCAAGGCGGCGGCGTGCAGCATCAAGACCGTCGAGAAGAACACCGGGCTGCGCATCGACCACTTCGTCTCGGTCGACTTCCAGGGCTTCAAGGGCATGGTCAACGCGCTCGGCGGCATCGAGGTCTGCCCCAAGCACGCCATCCACGACAAGAAGGCCCACCTCGACCTGGAGGCCGGCTGCCAGAACATCCAGGACGAGAAGGCGCTCGGCTACGTCCGCACCCGCTACAGCGTCGGCGACGGCTCCGACCTCGGCCGGATCGGCCGCCAGCAGGAGTTCATGAAGGCGCTGGGCAAGAAGGCGCAGGAGAAACTGACCAGCCCCACCGCTCTCTACGGCTTCCTCGACTCGGCGACCAAGTCGCTGACCACCGACACGGGCCTGGACAGCATCAACGCGCTCACCAGCCTTGCCTCGACGGTCAAGGACATCCCCTCCGACCGCCTCACCTTCCTCACCGTCCCCACCTATCCGCGTGAGGCGGACGTCCCCACCGACAAGGCCAACGTGGTCTGGCAGTATCCGCAGGCCGCCGAGCTGTTCGGCGACCTCGCCCACGACCGGGAGATCGGCGCCGCCGGGAAGCAGAAGTTCGCCGACGCCCAGAAGAACCCGGTGACCGCACGCTCCGTCCGGGTGCGGGTGCTCAACGGCACCGTCACCAAGGGCCTCGCCGCGGACGTCGCCCAGAAGCTGCGGCAGCTCGGCTTCACCGTCGTCTTCACCGACAACGGCCCGAGCACCGACACGACCACGGTCAGCTACCCGCCCGGCCTCAAGACCCAGGCCGAGGTGCTCGCCGGACGGCTGCCCGGCACCAAGACGAAGGAGTCGGCGCAGGCCGTGCCGGGTGCGGTGACGCTCACGGTCGGTCCGGACTTCTCGGCGAAGGCCGGCTGA
- a CDS encoding M56 family metallopeptidase translates to MGVFVFLPLVLPLSALPIARLAEQHLHPRVTTRLLTLLAVVLGVCSTLCLGLLVVVGTAQLPGNPLPDGWSDPEVRAAVPHAEVAGIAAILVLSAALVVCGTALRRAHRIRERAHRALDVLPSGADPAVLPDDAPYAYAVPGTPARPGRPARPGRIAVSRGMLGSLDGDERRALLAHERAHLHCRHHRYLLAVRLAGCVNPLLLPLRSAVAFSAERWADEEAARAVGDRRLTARAVGKAALISRPAPYPGAVQFASPEPGPVPRRVAALLGPVPSARTWPPALTPAGLAALVAAAGTAASALSALNASVALFLVLKAATPW, encoded by the coding sequence GTGGGCGTCTTCGTCTTCCTGCCGCTCGTCCTTCCGCTGTCCGCCCTGCCGATCGCCCGGCTCGCGGAACAGCACCTCCATCCCCGGGTCACCACCCGCCTGTTGACCCTGCTGGCCGTGGTCCTCGGCGTGTGCAGCACGCTCTGCCTGGGGCTGCTGGTGGTCGTCGGCACGGCCCAACTGCCCGGCAATCCGCTGCCGGACGGCTGGTCGGACCCGGAGGTACGGGCCGCGGTCCCCCACGCCGAGGTGGCCGGCATCGCGGCGATCCTCGTGCTGTCCGCCGCCCTCGTGGTGTGCGGCACCGCGCTGCGCCGCGCCCACCGGATCCGGGAGCGGGCCCACCGCGCGCTGGACGTCCTGCCGTCCGGCGCCGATCCGGCGGTGCTGCCGGACGACGCCCCGTACGCCTACGCGGTGCCCGGCACCCCCGCGCGGCCTGGTCGGCCGGCCCGGCCCGGCCGGATCGCGGTCTCCCGGGGCATGTTGGGCAGCCTGGACGGCGACGAGCGGCGCGCCCTGCTGGCCCACGAGCGCGCGCATCTGCACTGTCGTCACCACCGCTATCTGCTCGCCGTCCGGCTGGCCGGGTGCGTCAACCCACTGCTGCTGCCGCTGCGTTCGGCGGTCGCCTTCAGCGCCGAGCGGTGGGCGGACGAGGAGGCGGCACGGGCGGTGGGCGACCGGCGGCTGACCGCCCGGGCGGTGGGGAAGGCCGCGCTGATCTCGCGGCCCGCGCCGTACCCGGGAGCGGTGCAGTTCGCCTCGCCCGAACCGGGGCCGGTGCCACGGCGGGTGGCGGCGCTGCTCGGTCCGGTGCCGTCGGCGCGCACCTGGCCGCCGGCGCTGACCCCGGCGGGGCTGGCCGCGCTGGTCGCGGCGGCCGGCACGGCGGCCTCCGCGCTCTCCGCACTGAACGCATCGGTCGCTCTGTTCCTCGTTCTGAAGGCAGCGACGCCGTGGTGA
- a CDS encoding BlaI/MecI/CopY family transcriptional regulator — protein sequence MGGTPFGKALGGSGRERARRGQGQLEAQVLAALHHAPGPATAAWVQERLGDDLAYTTVMTILSRLHAKGAVTRERAGRAYAWTPAADEAGLAALRMRRVLDSEPDRDAVLTSFVSALSAHDEEVLRSLLARAEDDDDGAPDPAPGTGRADASDEARGG from the coding sequence ATGGGCGGAACACCCTTCGGCAAGGCCCTCGGCGGAAGCGGGCGGGAGCGGGCCCGACGCGGACAGGGCCAGTTGGAGGCCCAGGTGCTGGCCGCACTGCACCACGCGCCCGGACCGGCCACCGCCGCCTGGGTCCAGGAGCGCCTCGGCGACGATCTCGCCTACACCACGGTGATGACGATCCTGTCCCGGCTGCACGCCAAGGGGGCGGTCACCCGGGAACGCGCCGGCCGGGCCTACGCATGGACCCCCGCGGCCGACGAGGCCGGGCTCGCCGCGCTGCGGATGCGCCGCGTCCTGGACAGCGAACCGGACCGGGACGCCGTGCTGACCAGCTTCGTCTCCGCGCTCTCGGCGCACGACGAGGAAGTGCTGCGCAGCCTTCTGGCCCGCGCCGAGGACGACGACGACGGCGCCCCGGACCCGGCCCCCGGTACGGGCCGCGCGGACGCCTCGGACGAAGCGCGCGGAGGGTGA
- a CDS encoding TerD family protein — MGVSLAKGGNVSLTKEAPGLTAVSIGLGWDVRTTTGADYDLDASALLCTDTGKVASDQHFVFYNNLTSPDGSVRHTGDNLTGAGDGDDETVDVTLDGVPAEITKIVFPVSIHDAQSRGQNFGQVRNAYIRVVNQQGGAELARYDLTEDASTETAMVFGELYRHNGEWKFRAVGQGYASGLAGIAADFGVNV, encoded by the coding sequence ATGGGAGTCTCGCTGGCCAAGGGCGGCAACGTCTCGCTGACGAAGGAGGCACCCGGTCTGACCGCGGTCTCGATCGGCCTCGGCTGGGACGTGCGGACGACCACCGGCGCCGACTACGACCTCGACGCCAGCGCGCTGCTGTGCACCGACACCGGCAAGGTCGCCTCCGACCAGCACTTCGTCTTCTACAACAACCTCACCAGCCCGGACGGCTCGGTGCGGCACACCGGCGACAACCTGACCGGTGCGGGCGACGGCGACGACGAGACCGTCGACGTCACGCTGGACGGCGTCCCGGCCGAGATCACGAAGATCGTCTTCCCGGTCTCCATCCACGACGCGCAGAGCCGCGGCCAGAACTTCGGTCAGGTGCGCAACGCCTACATCCGCGTCGTCAACCAGCAGGGCGGCGCCGAACTGGCCCGCTACGACCTGACGGAGGACGCCTCGACCGAGACCGCGATGGTCTTCGGCGAGCTCTACCGGCACAACGGGGAGTGGAAGTTCCGCGCCGTGGGCCAGGGGTACGCCTCCGGGCTGGCGGGCATCGCGGCGGACTTCGGCGTCAACGTCTGA
- a CDS encoding tellurite resistance TerB family protein — MALWDRIKDSAQTMQNQLVAKKNDLKSGAFRDASMAMCALVAAADGVVDPSERRRVAQLIATNEVLQNFPAEDLRVRFEGCLDKLAADFDFGKVALMQEIGKVKKKPVEARAVVQIGIVIGGADGDFDPTERAVVREVCFALGITPAEFDV, encoded by the coding sequence GTGGCACTGTGGGACCGGATCAAGGACTCCGCGCAGACGATGCAGAACCAGCTCGTCGCCAAGAAGAACGACCTCAAGAGCGGCGCCTTCCGCGACGCGAGCATGGCGATGTGCGCCCTGGTGGCCGCCGCGGACGGGGTCGTCGACCCGTCCGAGCGGCGACGGGTGGCGCAGCTGATCGCCACCAACGAGGTGCTGCAGAACTTCCCGGCCGAGGACCTCCGGGTCCGCTTCGAGGGCTGCCTGGACAAGCTCGCCGCCGACTTCGACTTCGGCAAGGTCGCGCTGATGCAGGAGATCGGGAAGGTGAAGAAGAAGCCGGTGGAGGCGCGGGCGGTGGTCCAGATCGGCATCGTCATCGGCGGCGCGGACGGCGACTTCGACCCGACCGAGCGCGCCGTGGTGCGCGAGGTGTGCTTCGCGCTGGGGATCACTCCGGCCGAGTTCGACGTCTGA
- a CDS encoding DUF5994 family protein, with protein MTTAPEGRSPRPRSARHHAPPPVARLAIAPHGEVARRIDGVWWPHSTDLVSELPELLAALPFDWPRITHATVNGPGWAALPGRILVAGHVVRLRHTANRPGPDTVCLVSAGHGRWDLLILPPATPEPDAVRAMAEMARTGTPTPA; from the coding sequence ATGACCACCGCCCCCGAGGGCCGCTCCCCGCGCCCCCGCTCCGCGCGGCACCACGCGCCACCGCCGGTGGCCCGGCTGGCCATCGCCCCGCACGGTGAGGTGGCCCGACGGATCGACGGGGTGTGGTGGCCGCACTCCACCGACCTGGTCTCCGAACTCCCCGAACTGCTGGCCGCGTTGCCCTTCGACTGGCCGCGGATCACCCATGCCACGGTGAACGGCCCCGGCTGGGCCGCGCTGCCCGGCCGGATCCTCGTCGCCGGCCACGTCGTCCGGCTGCGCCACACCGCCAACCGCCCCGGCCCCGACACCGTCTGCCTGGTCTCCGCCGGTCACGGCCGCTGGGACCTGCTGATCCTGCCGCCGGCGACCCCGGAGCCCGACGCGGTCCGGGCGATGGCGGAGATGGCGCGGACCGGGACGCCGACACCGGCCTGA
- a CDS encoding DUF6344 domain-containing protein, protein MAATKVMKFWAACLAVLGRLLASLGVSPAASAARRDAALYERTLGSAAPGTDGPEALDGAEPGHDPGPLPPAVQAARPFVPAARPAPRYGQEGSVRCRIPLPMLPPTLKQRIRAEAHGASPTSRVGRITGSRALRATSYGAEAYFATAPLSAAIPAARRREHTTARAA, encoded by the coding sequence ATGGCTGCGACCAAGGTCATGAAGTTCTGGGCGGCCTGCCTGGCCGTCCTCGGCAGACTGCTGGCATCACTGGGCGTCTCCCCCGCCGCGTCCGCGGCCCGCCGGGACGCCGCGCTCTACGAGCGGACCCTGGGCAGCGCCGCCCCGGGCACGGACGGCCCCGAGGCGCTGGACGGCGCCGAACCCGGTCACGATCCGGGACCACTGCCCCCTGCCGTGCAGGCGGCCAGGCCCTTCGTGCCCGCCGCGCGCCCCGCGCCCCGGTACGGCCAGGAGGGGTCCGTCCGCTGCCGGATCCCGCTGCCGATGCTGCCGCCCACCCTCAAGCAGCGCATCCGCGCCGAGGCCCACGGTGCCTCCCCCACCTCCCGCGTCGGCCGCATCACCGGTTCCCGGGCGCTCCGTGCCACGTCGTACGGCGCCGAGGCGTACTTCGCCACCGCCCCGCTCTCCGCGGCCATTCCGGCGGCCCGTCGCCGCGAGCACACCACCGCCCGTGCCGCCTGA
- a CDS encoding helix-turn-helix domain-containing protein encodes MPEPVDTGRRIKELRVSAGMTQHELAGADVSASYISLVERGKRIPSGRALKILAARLGVGTADISGVAERPESTGRVRRRDLVGRLVAARRRWEGGDPEGALREFRSLVGTEPVGRPDDVYTESQLAIAEILGALGRADEGAAVLLRMLDALAPVPHAEARLRGLIALADLLEAAGRVQDGLRYALTGSLEAADAQAPTGAFHSWYLLDALTRCAYWSGCAHWALEAGTGPQECPADGVLPGPRAGIALYRALDLWDRGETDRAAGLLAETARRVTPAAGFRLWEAVNGRHALLLLDRGEPTAARSIVERGLVVASVAREADFPLWLRTAEAVCAESAGDRDRVWVLGEQLSALPDSGRCHEKAAALSEIAAACARLGDRERAAGHFRYSAELFRRAQAYRHADRARERLAGLYEMRN; translated from the coding sequence ATGCCTGAGCCGGTGGACACCGGGCGGCGAATCAAGGAGCTCCGGGTCAGCGCGGGAATGACCCAGCACGAACTCGCCGGGGCCGACGTTTCCGCCAGCTACATCTCCCTTGTCGAGCGTGGCAAGCGTATTCCCAGTGGCCGCGCCCTCAAGATCCTGGCCGCGCGACTCGGCGTCGGCACGGCGGACATATCCGGCGTGGCCGAGCGGCCGGAATCCACCGGCCGCGTCCGCCGCCGCGACCTGGTCGGTCGATTGGTCGCGGCCCGTCGCCGCTGGGAGGGCGGCGATCCCGAAGGGGCACTGCGGGAATTCCGTTCGCTGGTCGGGACCGAACCGGTCGGTCGCCCCGACGACGTGTACACCGAGTCCCAGCTCGCCATCGCGGAAATTCTGGGCGCGCTGGGCCGCGCCGACGAAGGGGCGGCCGTCCTGCTGCGCATGCTGGACGCGCTCGCCCCCGTCCCGCACGCGGAGGCCCGGCTGCGCGGCCTGATCGCCCTGGCCGACCTGCTGGAAGCCGCCGGCCGGGTGCAGGACGGGTTGCGCTACGCGCTCACCGGTTCCCTGGAGGCGGCCGACGCCCAGGCGCCCACGGGTGCCTTCCACTCCTGGTACCTGCTCGACGCGCTGACCCGCTGCGCCTACTGGAGCGGCTGTGCCCACTGGGCGCTGGAGGCCGGCACCGGCCCCCAGGAGTGCCCGGCGGACGGGGTGCTGCCGGGGCCCCGGGCCGGGATCGCCCTGTACCGGGCGCTCGATCTGTGGGACCGCGGCGAGACCGACCGGGCGGCCGGGCTGCTGGCCGAGACCGCGCGCCGGGTCACCCCCGCGGCCGGCTTCCGGCTCTGGGAGGCCGTCAACGGCCGTCATGCGCTGCTGCTGCTCGACCGCGGCGAGCCGACGGCCGCGCGGAGCATCGTGGAGCGCGGACTGGTCGTCGCCTCGGTGGCGCGGGAAGCGGACTTCCCGCTCTGGCTGAGGACCGCCGAGGCGGTCTGCGCGGAATCCGCGGGCGACCGTGACCGGGTGTGGGTGCTGGGCGAGCAACTGTCCGCGCTGCCCGATTCCGGACGGTGCCACGAGAAGGCCGCCGCGCTCTCCGAGATCGCGGCGGCCTGCGCGCGGCTGGGGGACCGGGAAAGGGCGGCCGGGCACTTCCGGTATTCCGCCGAGCTGTTCCGGCGGGCGCAGGCGTACCGGCACGCCGATCGGGCCCGGGAACGGCTGGCCGGACTCTACGAAATGCGGAACTGA
- a CDS encoding DUF5708 family protein: MKGIVAGILLAIVGVILWLTTERIETPVISLHKAGLVLAIVGGAEALFALMGLGKKESE; the protein is encoded by the coding sequence ATGAAGGGCATTGTCGCCGGAATTCTGCTGGCGATCGTCGGCGTCATCCTGTGGCTCACCACCGAGCGAATAGAGACACCGGTGATCTCGCTGCACAAGGCCGGGCTCGTCCTGGCGATCGTCGGCGGGGCGGAAGCGCTGTTCGCCCTCATGGGTTTGGGAAAGAAGGAAAGCGAATAG
- a CDS encoding LysM peptidoglycan-binding domain-containing protein — protein sequence MPSPLAGRAAGSTPSTPLGLLCLLLLVVAAGPAFAGPPPPSGTDWDQIAACESSGDWQANTGNGYHGGLQISPATWRAYGGVRYAARADLATRDEQIAIGERIAQDRGLAPWPNCGRLGSSSSDRALLRVRPVSHTVAAPADAYTVRPGDCLAAIARRARTPGGPSSLYSLNKERLSRGPDHIFPGQNLRLRG from the coding sequence ATGCCGTCGCCGCTCGCCGGCCGCGCCGCCGGATCGACCCCGTCCACACCGCTGGGCCTGCTCTGCCTCCTGCTGCTGGTGGTTGCGGCGGGCCCCGCGTTCGCCGGCCCGCCGCCGCCGTCCGGCACCGACTGGGACCAGATCGCCGCCTGCGAGAGCAGCGGCGACTGGCAGGCCAACACCGGCAACGGCTACCACGGCGGCCTCCAGATCTCCCCGGCCACCTGGCGGGCCTACGGCGGCGTCCGCTATGCCGCCCGCGCCGACCTCGCCACCCGCGACGAGCAGATCGCCATCGGCGAGCGGATCGCCCAGGACCGCGGTCTGGCCCCCTGGCCCAACTGCGGCCGGCTGGGCAGCTCGTCGTCCGACCGCGCCCTCCTGCGCGTCCGCCCCGTCTCCCACACCGTCGCGGCCCCCGCCGACGCCTACACCGTCCGCCCCGGCGACTGCCTCGCGGCCATCGCCCGCCGTGCGCGCACCCCCGGCGGCCCCTCCTCCCTCTACTCCCTCAACAAAGAGCGGCTGAGCCGCGGGCCGGACCATATTTTCCCCGGGCAGAACCTGCGTCTGCGGGGGTGA
- a CDS encoding cupin domain-containing protein yields MNTQPHQPLELGAALASFDALWSPRIVTQVNDYDVRVAKVAGEHLWHAHDDTDEFFLVLEGELFLALREAAGERTVRLPKGAVFTVPRGTEHKPSAPSGASLLLFEPTGTSTVGDRHEDVPDHVDVTTGHALG; encoded by the coding sequence ATGAACACACAACCGCACCAGCCCCTGGAGCTCGGCGCCGCGCTGGCCTCCTTCGACGCCCTGTGGAGCCCCCGGATCGTCACCCAGGTCAACGACTACGACGTCCGGGTCGCCAAGGTCGCCGGCGAGCACCTGTGGCACGCCCACGACGACACCGACGAGTTCTTCCTGGTACTGGAGGGAGAGCTGTTCCTCGCACTGCGGGAGGCGGCCGGGGAGCGCACCGTCCGACTCCCCAAGGGCGCCGTGTTCACCGTCCCGCGGGGCACCGAGCACAAGCCGTCGGCCCCATCCGGCGCCTCGCTGCTGCTCTTCGAGCCCACCGGGACGTCCACCGTCGGCGACCGGCACGAGGACGTCCCCGACCACGTGGACGTGACCACGGGGCACGCACTGGGGTGA